One Mesotoga infera genomic window, GTGATTTGATTCAGAAAGGCGCTTCCATTGAAGAGCTCATCGAATATGCTTCGAACTTCCACAATAAGACCAGGACGTTCTGTTCAACGGATGATCTGAGTTACCTACAGAAGGGTGGAAGGATAGGAAAGGCCAAAGCTCTTATGGGAAACCTTCTGAAGATGAAGCCGCTTATTCAGCTTGACGACGGTGAGCTCAAACCGGTAGAAAACGTCAGGGGGAACAAGAAACTGCTTGAAAGCTTGGTCAGTCACACCTTCAAGGAGATCCAGCCCGAGAATCTACGAAGAGTGAGAGTGCTGACGATCTGGAGAAAGGAAGATGCTGCAACCGCTGAGAAGATGTTTCGTGAAGAGGCTCCCGAAGCTGAAATCGAAAGTAGAATCATTGAGCCGATAATCGGCACTCATCTTGGACCTCAGGGAATCGGCATAATCAGCGAAATGAAATAAGGACGTTCACCGACCTTCTGGGTTTGGAGACGGGCGTCTTGGGATAGATGGTTATATCGGTTTCACCATCTGGGGAGGTGAAAAGACTTTGAATGCGCTTGAAAGAGTAGAGATACGGTTTGGAAGAGCCTTCGATTTCCTGCCGAGCATATATCGTCTGACAAATGACGAGAGACTGGCAAGGCACTTCTTGGAACTGACTCCGGGCTATCGCCCCGCCGGAGAGCTTGCCGAATGGGTAAGGACTACCAAGAAGAAGCTGCCGGGGACGATTCTCGAGAAGATGAGCCTTTACTTCGACTGGAAGGCACCGCTTGGAATGAGGATAAGTCCCGTTATGTCTGAAGATAGTTTTGAAAGTGTTCATGTTTTGTTGCAGAGAATAGCCTTGGTCTCTCCGAAGGACATGATAAAGGATTTCTTGCTGATTGGCTTGGGACCGAGATCTGTCGGGTATGATGAAGGAATTGTGGACAGAATACTGGAGGACCAGAAGGAAGCGCTCGTCTTTCTTGCCGAAAAGGCTGTTCTTACATCTCAACAGAAAGCGGTCATGCTTGAGTTCATATCGGATCCTGAAAAGATGAAGGAAGACTACCTTCACCTTTTGCAGTGGTATGAAGAACACGTGTATTCGACCGCCCCTTACGATGAGAAGAGTTTGAAAGAAAGTCTTGAATATCTCCAAAGGAACCTATCTGCCCGAGGTAATGAGTACCTACTGAAGCTAACGGACAATTTGCATTATGAAGAACTCGATGAGGATAGGAAGATCCTTCTAGTCCTTTCATATTTCATAGAGAACGCTCAGGGCGGAATATTTCATCCACGTGCTGAGAGCGATGTCTTCATTGTTGGCTTCAATTTCGTCAGTTCCGTTCTCGAAAGAGATTCAGTCAGTATTGCTTCCAGAAGATACGGAGCCCTCTCAAACCCGAGCCGCATAAGACTGCTAAACGCTCTTTTCGGAAAACGTCTTACTGGTTATGAACTGTCGCGAGCAATGAAGCTGTCAAACGCGGAATTGACAGAGGCTTTCTCGGCTTTGGTCGCGTGCGGACTTGTCAAGACTTTTCGTCTGAACGATCGGATAATCTTTACAGCCGACAGAGATGAAGTGATAGAAATGCTGACATGTGTACTGGATGGCCCAAGCTGATTATACGGTAACTTTTGCGGCAATTCACCGATCATGAAATGTCACTCTGTCGATTTGAGCTCTCTTCGTAAAAAAAGCCCGGAAAGCGTCCGGGCCGGGTGGTAGGAGAACAAGTCTGCTTAAAAGTACGACGGAATATTCGTGCCAACGGTTCATTTTCTTATATGGGTTTATCGGTATTGCGTCTAGAAGTTCTCCGCTTCTGGTGGTGATTCAATATATATTGAAGAGATCTTGCCTTGGGAGAATCACAATATTTGATCTTTGCCGTAGTAACATTATAGATGGGGGGTGAGGAAATGGAGTACCGTAAGCTTGGCAAGACAGGACTTGAGCTCTCCCTTCTGGGCTTGGGAGGGTTTCATCTGCTTGAAATTGAACTCGACACAGTAAAAGAGATTGTGAAGAGATATCTTGAGGCGGGGGGCAATTACTTCGAAACCGCAAGATCCTATGGTGACGGAGTTTCTGAGAGGAAGCTCTCTAAAGTGCTTCCACAGGAAGGAATTGTGATAGCCTCCAAGACTGGAAGCAGAGAGAAGCTGTCTTCCGAGAAAGACCTGCTATCTACCCTAAAGGACCTCGGGAGGGATCACATAGATATCCTCTTTCTTCACGCCGTAATCAAAAATGATTACTGGGAAGCCATTTCGTCCTCGAATGGAGCGCTGAAGACGATTGAGTGGGCGAAGAAGGAGGGTCTTATTAGGTATGTTGGTATTACCAGTCACGGTTACGGTGGGACGCTTCTTAAGGCCCTTAA contains:
- a CDS encoding ArsR family transcriptional regulator; its protein translation is MNALERVEIRFGRAFDFLPSIYRLTNDERLARHFLELTPGYRPAGELAEWVRTTKKKLPGTILEKMSLYFDWKAPLGMRISPVMSEDSFESVHVLLQRIALVSPKDMIKDFLLIGLGPRSVGYDEGIVDRILEDQKEALVFLAEKAVLTSQQKAVMLEFISDPEKMKEDYLHLLQWYEEHVYSTAPYDEKSLKESLEYLQRNLSARGNEYLLKLTDNLHYEELDEDRKILLVLSYFIENAQGGIFHPRAESDVFIVGFNFVSSVLERDSVSIASRRYGALSNPSRIRLLNALFGKRLTGYELSRAMKLSNAELTEAFSALVACGLVKTFRLNDRIIFTADRDEVIEMLTCVLDGPS
- a CDS encoding aldo/keto reductase — translated: MEYRKLGKTGLELSLLGLGGFHLLEIELDTVKEIVKRYLEAGGNYFETARSYGDGVSERKLSKVLPQEGIVIASKTGSREKLSSEKDLLSTLKDLGRDHIDILFLHAVIKNDYWEAISSSNGALKTIEWAKKEGLIRYVGITSHGYGGTLLKAL
- a CDS encoding DegV family protein, which encodes MKIGLVTDNTCNLTPEEIQKYDVRIVSLYINRGGKYSKSIDLDLDKYYEELGSASELPSTSQPSPQDFIEVFEEALKTYDVLIVPVLSGKLSGTSVSATIAARDFEQPIHVVDSQLVADGTGLLVKNLGDLIQKGASIEELIEYASNFHNKTRTFCSTDDLSYLQKGGRIGKAKALMGNLLKMKPLIQLDDGELKPVENVRGNKKLLESLVSHTFKEIQPENLRRVRVLTIWRKEDAATAEKMFREEAPEAEIESRIIEPIIGTHLGPQGIGIISEMK